TGTTTACCCTGAGTATTTCCATGCGTTCTGTGTCCTTTAAATGAGAGATCATAAAAATAACGATGAAAACAAATGGATAGGCTAAATTAATTAAGTAGTGAAAACAGAGAAAGAGACTTGATAATTTTCCTCTGTTGGGTGCAAAACCTATATTTAACTGTTTATTGAAACTCATTAAGCAGTTGTTGTCACATCTTTTATTCCTTGTTTGTTGGTTTTAGGGGGAGCCTCTCTGCGTTTTTTATTCTCGATATGGAATATGCAAGTTTGGTCCAAGCTGCAAGTTTGACCACCCAATGAGGGCTTTTGCATACAACACGGCCGCATCATCATCAACAGATTCCCCAGCTGTTCGCCGTTTTTTGGCTTCGACTGGAGCTGTTGCATTAAGTTTAGCTCCAGATGGGTTAGTGGAGGCAAGACAGAAACCATCTGGTGATAATAACATTGACTCAGAGTGATTTAATACTTCCAAATGCGATTAAATTATCACCTTTCTAATCATTTGGAAGATGAATAAGAATTTGCTGTAAATTCATTTCCATGGTTGGAGATGTACAGATTTTAATTCTGTGTCAATCTTCTCTTCTGAATATAGAGTCAGTTGAAAAGATAAGTTAACATTAAACCGTGCATTGTATAAATCTGCAACTGTTGTGACATTTGTTCAAGTCAATAATGAACATCTTTTCTGACAGCCATCTATCTTTCTGCCTTCTTTTAACCACTACGACAATCTTCAGAACATTAGTTTTTGCGATTGGATACATCTGGCTCAACATATTTATCCTCAAAAGTACCTGGATCATTTCTCATTCAATCATTTATAATGTCATTGTTATTTCCTGGCTGTTTAGAATCTGATGCTTGCATTGTCAGAATTGCCAAAATTTACGAGCATCACGCCTACCACCATCCATATATCACTACTATCAGTTTTGCTGCTTCAGTTTTGCTATTAGGCATCTGGAGGCAGGAGATTCTCCAAAGACCTGTGCCATGGGTTGAATTATTACTCAATCTGTTCGAGTCTAATGAAATGTGCTATGACCTATCAGTTCAGTGATTTGTGCTGTTAACATTTTGGTTTGATCTTCTCAATAGATTTGCTTTATTTTTCTGTTGGTTCTTTTGCAGGTTCTTTGTGTATAGGCATAATAGATAGAGAAATGCCGAGAGTCAAACTGCCGAAATTGGCTCTTTGTATCCAAGTGAATCAGAAAAATGAATCTGATTATTTATGGAATTTGGATCTCGAACCAGACAATCAAATGTTACCTAGAACTTTGACACTATTTTCCACTTTCTAGGGCTCTTTTGGAGGAGTACTCTTGAATTGGATGTTTGCTAATTTGGTAACATAAATTTATCTGAAACGAGATGTATGAGTGATTACTACATCAAAGAAAAATTCTTTAGTGATTTGAAGCTTGCTGCCAAAAAAAACTGAGATAATGTTACCTTATGatcaaataattttgtttacaGCAGAATTTGAATGCTTAGACTTTAGGTTAAGCATCAGTCACAACTTATGTGAGAAAGGTAAGTGATCTATTATTGCGGAATGGAAATGTATCATGTGTCAGAATGGACTTGCAGACAATAATTCAGGGATGATTTTCTGGGTAAcagtttttatttttactaGTCGGCTACAATTTCTGAAACCACCGAAGCTCATCTCTAATTCTAATTCCAATTCATATTTCATAGGAAGCATCATCAGTTGATTTGGCTTGCATATACTGCTGGATCTACAGACAATTCAAGATTCAAATGTAAATTTTTGTTCATTCTCGTCTATAATTGAAGGTTGGTATGCTCGCCGGAAATGCCAGCAAAAACAAGTGTAACAGGTATTTTCAAAACCAAGACAAATGAATTTGTTTCCCTTATATGCCAAATCTGTACTTGTTTTTTCTGGTCTTGTATCTACTGTGGCTGTACATAAGCATCACAAAGGAATAGCGTTTCTACCTTGCATGTGCCAATTTGAAGGAAGACCACCCTTGCTGGGGATGCGTTGGTTTCTTTTATTCTCTCATATCAAATGGATTTGAATTTGACAGATACAAGTATCTGAACAGAATCAGACCTTTGTATTATTGCAGACCATTTCTTGGCTGCTCAAACAAAGCATCTGTGGCTGAGACATGAGCTTGAAAGTGATGCTAATGATCTTGACTGGAAATCTTTGAATAGTGTTTTGTCAAATTAGGAAACATGACTACCACAGGGTCAACAACGCTGCATGAATATGCAAAAACAACACCCCTAACACATTTACTCGCATTTTATTTGTCCATTTTCATCATCAAGGCAGAAGTTAAAATAATGGATacgatgtattttaaaaaaaaatggatgcaatgaaaatttattttaatttttgtatgAACATGCTCTTCCACAATACTCTGACAATTACAGAACCATCTTGTTGAAGTGCATGATTGAAATACATTTTCACTATTGAGCTGGGTGCATTTATACTGTACAAGAGTATGTGAAGACGAGAAATTTTTTTCTTCCTCTTAATCTACATTTACTTCATATGCAGTTCATAATTTTTAAGGTGAAATGAAATGAGGTTTAATAAAAGACATCTCACATGCACTTGTGCACACATTAATATAGAGTTGTTGGGTGAAATTGAAGGCGAAATATGAAGGAAAAATCACTAAAGAAATGTAACTATAAGATTAAGCCCGTATGTGGAAAATTCAATATGTTATCCATGCTTGTCTGTTTATTATCTGTTGATTATTGTTAGCCGGATAAGATAACGGCAGTGAGCAGACCTTGCGACATCCACACTGGCTTGCTAATTGCTGAACTAAACCTGCAGAATGGGATGTTACTTGCAGCTTTAAATATGCCCAAGCTTCTCTTCATTTAAGAACTGGAACAAATGCAATAAGCTGCCAACGATGACTGTGGAATGGAGCAAATGGTGTGACTATGTGCTTTCAAAACTGTTTCTAAAACTTTGGTGATTTGTAAATACTAGTTATCATGGTGACAGTGCGAGCGTTTTAAACTGGTAGTAGATACTTCACAAGATACTGAAGAATAAATATGGAAGTGGATACAGTATGTCACATTTTTGCATTTTGTCAAAGGTTTAATCTTGATGCTCAACTCATCGCATACTTCGACAATCATTCATCATGATTGTAAATTTTGCATATGGAACGAGAAGTTTTGTTAATTTGTAACATTTATAAATTTAGGCAGTGGAACTGGAGCTTTGTTGCTTATCTTTTGAATTTCGATTTAGTTAATTTATGTTTGTAGGATTGAATTGTGGACCATCTGATCATAGCCAACCAACGTGATACCTAAGTAGGAATGCTCTGATGCAGGTCAACATAAAAGGAAAAGGGAAAGAAAGCATGCAGACTTTCAACAATGCATCCAAAGAAGTTGAAATAAATATTTCTGGCTGATGCAATAGTTGCATAAACTTTGCAGGAGAGCTTGAATTCACAGAGCGTGCGCACACACGGAGAGTAGGAGGCAAATGACTGAAGTGGAATTCAACATTTTATTGATCTTTTGTGGTCCATGGTTCTTGAAAATCTGTGTTAAATTGTAGACAAACGAAGGCCAAGGGAAGTCTTGTTAAaaagtttaatatttttattttcatttattttttatattagttTATTTTTTTGGAAAGATTCTCGCACAACTTTTATGATTAGTGTTTGAAGTAAATCAATTCGataaattttcaatttaattaataatttaattcagAAAATATCTAATTTacacatatttaatttaataatttaaagtaACCTCAATTTATTATCTTATTTAGTTTAATCAGACTAATTTAGTTTATTGACAATTAAGCATACTGGAAATCACTTCAAATTCCTTTATGAACAATATTGTTTGCAAACCGAGTTACACTATTTTCTGATTAATATATCTGGGATGAAAATAATCAGCTCTTATtgtttttcaaatatattataagcaaattaatttataattctTAGATAAGATCAATgttttaattctttttttttctttacaaaagatattgtttatgtttaaaatttatattcctgCTATCTCAATATGTTTATTTTCCATTTTCGACTGTACCAAATATATAAGTTAAAATTTCCACACgtagttgaatttttttttactaatatatttttgagtaggtctcacgaatttttatctgtgaaacgggtcaatcttatcgatatgcacaataaaaataataatactcttagcataaaaagtaatatttttcatggatgatccaaataagaaatccgtctcacaaaatacgacccgtagaCCTTCTcagacaagtttttgtctatattCTTATATCAACCAAGTTTTGGcaaatgtgattttttttttttaatgaatacaTGCCTATATTTTTAGGACAAGGAGTGTATAACAAACATATGGTATGAAATGTCTGACAAATTGAAAATTATGTGTGGATGCATTACTACTTGCTAGCAGAAAATATGGAACCAGTTCATATCCATTTCCCGAAAGTGATGGCTTCCTTTGTCGCTGTTGGAACTTTGAATGGCCATTAAACATAAACCccactttttcttttctctcctTATCACTTACTTGGCGCTCACACCTAAACTACGCTAATTCACCTTTTTCCTTACAATCTATCGTCCTCTCCATAAGCAAGAAACATTAAGAGATGCGCTCAAGTGGGAGTGGGATTTTTCTGCAACTGTTCCTTTTGTTGCTCGCCCTTAGTCTCGGTGGAGTTAGATTTTCATCCCTCGTGAGTATCTTTATCACACAGTTACTGCAtctgtattatttgttatgacACGCGCATAGATCCCATCAATATTCTTGTTAAAAATTGCATCTTGATTTACAAATCCAAGACTTGCAGGCAAATGGGTTTACAGTGGCCTCGAATGTGGACATGGAGATGGAGCCAGAAGGGAAGGAAGAGTTGATAATGAGCCGGAGGAATCTGGCCGGGAGCTTTGAGGTTTGTGCTCTGTGCACTTGCTGTGGAGGAGGTTATGGTACAGCCAAAAGATACTGTTTGGCATCTCCATGTTGCTATGCTATCAATTGCAACATCCCAAACAGGCCTTTTGGCTACTGTTCTTTCACTCCCAAGACTTGTAATTGCTTGGGATGCCATATCTAGGTTCGATTCCCTTGAATTTTGTTTGTGGAAGGATGAAAAGAGATGTGGGGTTTATAGGTAGGAATTACATGACGGGCATAGGAGGAGTTAGGAGCTGGGAAAGATCCATGAAATTTCTATTATTTCATCCTTGTTTAGTGAAACACAAAAGAGCATAAATTTCATTTAATGTATATTGTTGTTTTATGATTAGTTGATGAGTTGAGTAATTGTGTAGATTAAGGTTACTTACAGGATGGTGTGCTGTGTTTCTTTTGAACACAATTCTGAAATTAAAAATAGATTGTTGAAGTTCTATTGATATTGATGCTCTCTTTGAGGGAATGTTCATGGGCCATTTGTTTCTATTTTTCGAGAAGAAACTAAAGCATTGGCATCTTAGTTTCGGTtttaaagtaaaagtccatcaAAATATTTGTATGTTAATTAATAATGGTATAAACATGGTTGGTTTGCTTACACGTGACAGCTACACCAATTAACCCAACTTCTATGAATTAAGGTAGTGGTTGGTAGTTGAATGGCAGAAACTTGGCAAATTATAGCTGATGGATGAGCAATTTAATCAGTTTGACGTGGATATGGATCAGTCCAACACTGATCCTCCTCTGCTGCTTTCTTCCATCGCCTTTTGAATACCTTGTACTCATTATATGACTGTCTTCTCACTTCGACTCTCTTGTTTACTTTTTCTGCATTCAAacttccttgtgtatgctgcaTCAATCATCCAATTGAAAATTCATTACCAATTCTTATCATGCATGCAAATTGCAATGCAACTCGGTACCTCTTCTTCTCCTAGTGTTGGGTAGCCATAGTGAACTATGTATTCAGCATCCACAACTCCTATGTTTTTCATCCGATCTCCCTGAGGATCAACACGGTATTTATACATGCattatgtatgtgtgtgtgtaaggAGTGATGAAGTAAAGTTAATTGCCTGTGCACAATAACCGAGCTGCATGTCAAGTCCCCAGGCATGAATCAAGTCATTCTGCCATAAAAGCAATAGGGATTAATCCGTATAATAATTTCATTTCAATTATATACGTATATAAATGATACCTGGACCATATGCCATACACAACGCCATGCATTCTTGGAGAATACTGGGGCCATAACTTCTATCCATCTGAAAACAGTATCATATATTCTGTGTTAAAATTCTTGTCCTCCATATGTGTGTATGTGACTTATGTATTTGCTGTACCCTGTGCATGGAGGATGAGTGCTGTTATCATCGCATTGAGTTTCCTTACCACCAACTTTGTAAGTCCTCCTGCACTATCATTTATTTAACTATATAGTACATGCATTTGTCTTcttataaaattggtttcattcagttttttttttttttttgcgtaGATTTGAGAATGCTTATTATATGCTATTAAGTGAAATAGGCATGAACAAACCTGTGTACTTTTGATCTCTTCCATCGTGCAGTTATAAGGTGATGCACCTCAGATTCCCCTATTTCAAGCGCTGGTTGTGATATCTCTAATCCTTCATCTCTAACGATTGATAAATATCTGCACACCCAATACCTAGATTCAAAACTAATACCAGTAAAGTGTGAAAACTAAGTCTTGAATAAATGTGGGTTTTGCATACCGTGCAGGGTGGAAGTTCTCAACTCCTAAGTCTTCATCCCACAAGAAAATATAATCATAATCTGCTACTATATCTGGATGCAAGAATCTCTTGGCAAACCACCTAGTCAATGACCACTCTTTAGATTTTTATCATCTATCTCGGAAAATCCAAGATTGTGAACGAAAGTAAAGATTGAGAATGAAAGTAAAAAACAATATGGTTCTTGATACAATCCTTTTATTTCAAATGTCCTGATTAGTTCAAGGATATGGGCCAGGTTATATTTTGATCTGTCCTGGTTAGAAACTCCCTCAAGATATATACAGGCGTAGCACCCAGTACATTTCCACACATTTGCGAGTGGcaaaaattttaatctaggcTCACCATTTGGTTTGGTTATCAACAGATACATGTATGACCTGATTGCTCCATTGAAAATCCTTCCAGATATCAACATTGCCATCATAATGGAAAAGCATCACAACAAAATTGCTTGCCAGGAACTGCAATTTTGAGATTCTATATATCATGATTATGCTGTGTATAGATAGATAGAAGAAACAGCCATTATTTACCTTTTGAACCAGCTTATCTACATTTATCTTCTGCTTTATTCCAACAGGAACAGCGAACAAACTCATCGATGAACTTGTTTTCTGCTTGCACAAGGCCAAAAGAATATAGTGCCTCACATTACATTATATAGGATTAAACTCTAATTTATTTCCAATTGGTTAGGTAATGTTTTGCAAgagcttattttaaattattctcgACTTGTACATATAATTTTCAAACATTTCATTGGTTAGAAGTTTGAAATTTAGAATAAGCTCTTACAAACTCTACCTTAATACCTTTGGAGAACCCCATAACGGTCGTCTTCCCAAGTTAGAGGTTTTGACAACTATCCCTTTAGGCAGTGATCCGCTTCCAGTTGGCCTGCAACTGCGTTCATTCTATGACAGGCatcacattttttttaaatcataatcAAAGAACGAAACAACAATCTTATAACAGATCAAGCAAATACATACCTCGCAGCTTCTTCTACTCTCAGTCTCACTCCTCCCTTGTGAGTTTGATTCTATTAGTTTCTGCATCATAGCTCAGAGAGTTAACCATGCAAAAAATAACTTTGGAATATtgtgaaatatatatttatcattGCTCTTAATGCATTAACTCACACCTGCTGATTGTCTTGTGCAAACCATAAGCATGAAAACAATGCAAGAAATAGCAGAGAAGCTATGGGAAAGACGGTGCAGATACAGGTTCTCCTCTCCTTTTGATACCTGCTTATTGGCGGCTGGCAACAAGGCAAGGCAATAATATCAGATTCACTAAAACTTTTCTAAATTTTCCCTCCTATAATTATTGTCATTGTCGAAATTCCGAAAATAGCATAGACTTTATCgggaagaaaatgaaaacaaacaATCCTAAATTCTGTTCAATGAATCCCAAAAACATTCAGTCCATTCCTATACACACACGTACATATACAAATCATAAGCTTGGCATATATATTTATGTGCATGCAGCGAATCTGAATGCATTCATACGTAATGGATCTGAGAAAACAAAGGAAAAATCCACTTACGAAATCGGAGAAACTCGTCATCTTCCCAATGAACGTGTGTTTTATCCTTCTGCAAGTAATTATATAATCTTCGT
This genomic interval from Primulina eburnea isolate SZY01 chromosome 16, ASM2296580v1, whole genome shotgun sequence contains the following:
- the LOC140817332 gene encoding uncharacterized protein, with the protein product MRSSGSGIFLQLFLLLLALSLGGVRFSSLANGFTVASNVDMEMEPEGKEELIMSRRNLAGSFEVCALCTCCGGGYGTAKRYCLASPCCYAINCNIPNRPFGYCSFTPKTCNCLGCHI
- the LOC140817084 gene encoding uncharacterized protein isoform X2; translation: MTSFSDFPPISRYQKERRTCICTVFPIASLLFLALFSCLWFAQDNQQKLIESNSQGRSETESRRSCENERSCRPTGSGSLPKGIVVKTSNLGRRPLWGSPKKTSSSMSLFAVPVGIKQKINVDKLVQKFLASNFVVMLFHYDGNVDIWKDFQWSNQVIHVSVDNQTKWWFAKRFLHPDIVADYDYIFLWDEDLGVENFHPARYLSIVRDEGLEISQPALEIGESEVHHLITARWKRSKVHRRTYKVGGKETQCDDNSTHPPCTGWIEVMAPVFSKNAWRCVWHMVQNDLIHAWGLDMQLGYCAQGDRMKNIGVVDAEYIVHYGYPTLGEEEHTQGSLNAEKVNKRVEVRRQSYNEYKVFKRRWKKAAEEDQCWTDPYPRQTD
- the LOC140817084 gene encoding uncharacterized protein isoform X1, whose protein sequence is MIIVFSTSSTRRLYNYLQKDKTHVHWEDDEFLRFPANKQVSKGEENLYLHRLSHSFSAISCIVFMLMVCTRQSAGRSETESRRSCENERSCRPTGSGSLPKGIVVKTSNLGRRPLWGSPKKTSSSMSLFAVPVGIKQKINVDKLVQKFLASNFVVMLFHYDGNVDIWKDFQWSNQVIHVSVDNQTKWWFAKRFLHPDIVADYDYIFLWDEDLGVENFHPARYLSIVRDEGLEISQPALEIGESEVHHLITARWKRSKVHRRTYKVGGKETQCDDNSTHPPCTGWIEVMAPVFSKNAWRCVWHMVQNDLIHAWGLDMQLGYCAQGDRMKNIGVVDAEYIVHYGYPTLGEEEHTQGSLNAEKVNKRVEVRRQSYNEYKVFKRRWKKAAEEDQCWTDPYPRQTD